From the Cohaesibacter sp. ES.047 genome, the window TCCGGGAATGGGCAGGCCAAGGAGGGCAACAAGTGCCTCTCCGGCCAACTGGCAAAGAAGAATGACACAGAGATAGAAAAGCAAGGCATCCCCCGGCTTTGGTGGTTGTTTGATCGGTTGCCCGAGCATAGTGGCCCGAGCATAGTGGCCCGAGCATAGTGGAATGTCGGCTCTGGAAAAGCCCTCTTATTGAACAAGCGCGCTTTCCCATGCCTTGCCAAGCGGGCATTCCCAAATTATCACGGAACAAGGCAATGCAGCCCGGTGATGCGTATGGTGAGGGAAGGCTGGTCATGACGAGAGAACTTAGCAAGGACTATCTGGACCAATTGGTTGCCGATGTCCATGCTCTGGCTGCCGATGATCCCAACGTTTGGGGTGCACCTGCCAGCTACATCCCCGAACTCGCGCACATCGATCCTGCCCAGTTTGCGATTTCTGTGGCGCTTGAGGATGGAATGATCCTCAGCGCGGGCGACTGTGATGTGCCGTTTTCGATCCAGTCGATCTCTAAGGTGTTCACCCTGTCAATTGCGCTTGGCCGGGTGGGGGATACTCTGTGGCGCCGGGTGGGCCGCGAGCCATCGGGAAATCCGTTTGATTCCGTCATGAAGCTCGAGCAGGAAAAAGGCAAACCGCGCAATCCGTTTATCAATGCCGGAGCGATTGTTACAACGGATGCTCTGCTCTCCGGCCATGCGCCGAAGGAAGCCCTTTCGGAAATCATCCATTTTGTGCGGGCCGCCGCCGAGGACGACGACATCCATATCAACAAGACCGTCGCCGCCTCTGAAAAGGCAACCGGATATCGCAATCTGGCGCTCGCCCACTATCTGCGTTCTTACGGCAATCTGGACAACGAGCCTGACTTCACCCTCGGGGTCTACTATCATCAGTGTGCCATCGAAATGACGACCGTTCAGCTCGCACGGGCAGGGCGCTTTCTTGCCAGCCTCAACGATGTGCCAAAGCTGATTGCACCGGCAAAGGTGCGCTCTCTGAATGCCCTGATGATGACCTGCGGACAATATGACGGGTCGGGCGAATTCGCATTCCGTGTCGGCCTGCCATCAAAGTCTGGCGTCGGAGGCGGGCTGCTTGTGATCGTGCCGCACAGAGGCTCGATTGCGATCTGGTCACCGGGGCTTGATAGCCATGGCAACTCCCTCATGGGCACCTATGCCGCCGAACGCTTGTCACGGGATCTCGGGTGGGGCGTTTTCTGACTGCGTGGCATGGTTGTCGCGGATATGTCGCCTCTCTGTCACCTTCATGACGTGGTCAATCTGTCCCTCTTGATGCGAGTCTCGCAAGACGAACAGCAAACGGAAACCGAAGCGGTAGACACATGATTATTCGCAAGCTTCGCCTCGACAAGGGGCTGTCTCAGGAACAACTGGCCGACATGGCAGGCGTCAGCACGCGCACTCTTCAGCGCATCGAACGCGGAGCCAAGGCCAGCCCTGAGACCCTTAAATGTCTGGCTGCTGTTCTCGAAGTGGATTTTACAACCCTACGCGAGGAACAGATGATGATGACCGAGCCGACACGCTCCACCCCGATTGATCCCGAACACCAGCACGCAGCTTCAATGACGCAGGCTGATACCCGGCCACACCTTCAAGCCCAACCTGAAGCCCAACCTCTATCAGAGACGACCGGGTTGTCCGACGAGGAGCGCCAAGCGATGGAATATGTTCGCGATATAAAATCGTTCTATACCCACGCCATCCAATACGCCCTTGTCATGGTTCTCTTGTTGATCATCAATCTGGTGACAAACCCGGATTACCTCTGGGTCGTCTGGCCAGCCATGGGCTGGGGGATTGGCCTGATGATCCACGGGCTCAATGTTTTCGAAGTGATCAACTTCTTCGGCGACAACTGGGAGCGCAGGCAAATCAAGCGCCGGATGAGACGCCGCAACTAAGCCTGTTTGCACTTTGCATCTGAAGAAAAAACGCCGCCGTCAACGCGCAAGCGGGGCGGCGGCCTGCACTTGAATCGCTGCATGAAGTCGTTCAATCATGGTTAACAAATGCTTTAACCCTTCGAATTCATCTTTTAGCATCATCGCCTAAGCGACTCATAAGACTCATGATTCATCGCTTTTAAAGTGATGGTTCGAGACTTTAAGCGCAACATGAGGAACCCTCAGACAGTTGATTCTGTCCGTGAGAAATCGCTTAAGCGTCACATGAAGAAGAGGGGAGAGAGAGGGAGAAAAGAGCCGGAAGAACCGGCTCTTTTATAGCGTTTATTTTGCCGCCAGATAGGCTGCGAGAATGTCGCGTGCGGCTTCCAGATCGACTTTGTCGACCATCTCCGTGACGGTGTGGATGTAGCGCGTGCCGACCGCGACCGCGGCAGCCTTGGCACCGGAACCAGACTGCTGACCGGCGGCCCCGTCCTGACCGCCACGGGCCAGCATGGTGCGCTGGAAAGGAATGTCCTTTTCCTTGGCGAGTGCTTCCAGCTCTTCAACCAGATCAATGTCGGCGATGAAGGACCCGTCCTTGACATGCAGACCAAAGCCCTGACCCTGTGTCGTCACGGTGTCCTTTTCAGGCGTGCCCGGCGTGTCGCAAGACAGGGTGGTGTCGACACCGATTGCGATATCTGGAGCGACACCGAAGGACGCTGTGCGTGCGCCCCTCAGACCGACTTCTTCCTGTGCGGTGAAGGCAACCACGATTTCATAGGCGTGAGTCTCGCCCGCATTGACCAACTGGCGAATGGCCTCGATACCGAGCCAGCAGGCCACGCGGTTATCGAGCGCCTTGGAGACAACTTTTGACCCCAGATCGAGCAACGGCTCGTCCATGACGATGAAGTCACCGACCTTGATCTTGTCCTTGGTTTCTTCACCCAGACCGAGGTCAACAATGAAATCGGTCACCTCCGGGATCTTCTTGCGCTCTTCGGGGGAGGAGATATGCAGGGCCTTGCCGCCCGCATTCATCACGCCCTTGTAGTCGCCGTCATTGGTGCAAACCAGAACCCGGCGGGCAAACAGCGTACGCGGGTCAAACCCGCCGACCGGATCTATATGAATGAAACCCTTGTCGGAGACATGGCTGACGAGAAAGCCGATCTCGTCCATATGGCAGAGCAGAAGCACACGCTTGGCCGCGGTGTCTTCATCCAGATCAGCGGTGGGATAGCGGGTACAGATGAGCGACCCCATCGGATCGACATAGGATTCATCGAAGAGACCTTCGATTTCCTTTTCGATGAGCGCACGCACCCGATGTTCACGCCCCGGGACGCCCGGAGTTTCACAAAGATTGCGGAGAAGATCGATGTTCATGGTTTGTAACAACCTTCCTATGGAAATTTAATTTGAAACTCTCTATATCAGGGGTAACGTGAAATTGACAGCGCCTGCAACAGCCTCGCGGTTGCTTGTTGAAGGACCGCATGGGCCACGCTGTTCCTATCTTCAACAGACAGACACTGTCGGCAAGTGCCTGCACGGGCTTTTCGGCAGGGGTAAGGGTATAATATATGAGAGATCCATATAGCGTACTTGGGGTTTCCAAGTCGGCCAACGAACGCGACATCAAGAGCGCGTTCCGCAAATTGGCCAAGAAATACCACCCCGATCAAAATAAGAATGATCCCAAGGCGCAAGAGAAATTCGCCGAGATCAATCAGGCCTATGAGATCGTGGGTGACAAGGAAAAACGCGGCAAGTTCGACCGCGGTGAAATCGACGCTGATGGCAAGGAACGCTTTCAGGGCTTCGGTGGCGGCCATCCCTTCGGCGGGGGCGGCGGATCATCAGGAAGCCCGTTCGGCAATCAGTCCGGCGGACCGTTCGGTGGCGGTGCTACCGAAGACATTCTCAATGAAATCTTCGGCAACATGGGCGGCGGGGCTGGCCGCGCGCGTGGGCGTTCTGGCGGCAATCCTTTCAGCGATGGAGCCGATCCCTTTGGTGGCGCGCAGCAGCGTGCCCGCCCTCAGAAAGGCCAGGATGCCGAGGCCAAGCTCAGCGTAACCCTTGAAGACCTTGTGTCGGAAGAGAAACGCCGTGTCCATCTGCCGACCGGCAAGACCCTCGACATGCGTGTGCCCAAAGGCGTCAAGGATGGCCAGACCATCCGCATGAAGGGGCAGGGCTTCGAGACCGTGAACGGTCAGGCTGGTGATGCCCTCGTGACAATCGAGATCCTGCCGCACCGCCTGTTCAAGGTGGAAGAGCTCAACATCCGGCTCGAGCTGCCGCTAACCCTTTATGAAGCGGTTCTGGGTGCCCGGATCCGCGTCCCCACGCTCGAAGGCAAGGTCGAAGTGCGGATTCCCGCCGGCATGAGCTCAGGCAAGAGCTTGCGCCTCAAGGGCAAGGGACTGCCGGACCGCAACGGCACTCGCGGTGATCTGCTGGTTACGGCCAAGATAATGCTGCCCGAAGGAGGCGATCCCGGCCTGCGCGCCCTCATGGAGGATTGGCAGGACACGCGTCCCTATCGCCCGCGCGGACCGGAATTCAACTGATCTGACATTGATCGAGCAAAGGCGGCGCAAGGCCGCCTTTTCTTTAAGCAGAGCGCCTGCAGATGGTCAAAAAAACTGAGAAAGAGACACAACCATGTCCGGCACAACCACTCCCGCAACGCAAGTGCTGAAAAAGGCTGCTATCGATTTTTCGCTGGTTGCCTATGACTATGATCCGGATGCAGACAGGGTTGGGCTTCAGGCTGCCGAGGCGATCGGGGCGGAGCCGGGCGAGGTGTTCAAGACACTGATGATCATGCTTGATGGCAAGCCAGTCTGTGCCGTGGTGCCGTCTGATCGCGAAGTCAACATGAAGAAACTGGCCAAGGCCTTTGCGGGCAAGGCCGCCCAGATGATGCCGCCCCCTGATGCCGAACGTCTCACCGGTTACAAGGTTGGAGGCATCAGCCCGCTCGGTCAGCGCCGGAGCGTGCG encodes:
- a CDS encoding glutaminase encodes the protein MTRELSKDYLDQLVADVHALAADDPNVWGAPASYIPELAHIDPAQFAISVALEDGMILSAGDCDVPFSIQSISKVFTLSIALGRVGDTLWRRVGREPSGNPFDSVMKLEQEKGKPRNPFINAGAIVTTDALLSGHAPKEALSEIIHFVRAAAEDDDIHINKTVAASEKATGYRNLALAHYLRSYGNLDNEPDFTLGVYYHQCAIEMTTVQLARAGRFLASLNDVPKLIAPAKVRSLNALMMTCGQYDGSGEFAFRVGLPSKSGVGGGLLVIVPHRGSIAIWSPGLDSHGNSLMGTYAAERLSRDLGWGVF
- a CDS encoding helix-turn-helix domain-containing protein — translated: MIIRKLRLDKGLSQEQLADMAGVSTRTLQRIERGAKASPETLKCLAAVLEVDFTTLREEQMMMTEPTRSTPIDPEHQHAASMTQADTRPHLQAQPEAQPLSETTGLSDEERQAMEYVRDIKSFYTHAIQYALVMVLLLIINLVTNPDYLWVVWPAMGWGIGLMIHGLNVFEVINFFGDNWERRQIKRRMRRRN
- a CDS encoding M42 family metallopeptidase; amino-acid sequence: MNIDLLRNLCETPGVPGREHRVRALIEKEIEGLFDESYVDPMGSLICTRYPTADLDEDTAAKRVLLLCHMDEIGFLVSHVSDKGFIHIDPVGGFDPRTLFARRVLVCTNDGDYKGVMNAGGKALHISSPEERKKIPEVTDFIVDLGLGEETKDKIKVGDFIVMDEPLLDLGSKVVSKALDNRVACWLGIEAIRQLVNAGETHAYEIVVAFTAQEEVGLRGARTASFGVAPDIAIGVDTTLSCDTPGTPEKDTVTTQGQGFGLHVKDGSFIADIDLVEELEALAKEKDIPFQRTMLARGGQDGAAGQQSGSGAKAAAVAVGTRYIHTVTEMVDKVDLEAARDILAAYLAAK
- a CDS encoding DnaJ C-terminal domain-containing protein, which encodes MRDPYSVLGVSKSANERDIKSAFRKLAKKYHPDQNKNDPKAQEKFAEINQAYEIVGDKEKRGKFDRGEIDADGKERFQGFGGGHPFGGGGGSSGSPFGNQSGGPFGGGATEDILNEIFGNMGGGAGRARGRSGGNPFSDGADPFGGAQQRARPQKGQDAEAKLSVTLEDLVSEEKRRVHLPTGKTLDMRVPKGVKDGQTIRMKGQGFETVNGQAGDALVTIEILPHRLFKVEELNIRLELPLTLYEAVLGARIRVPTLEGKVEVRIPAGMSSGKSLRLKGKGLPDRNGTRGDLLVTAKIMLPEGGDPGLRALMEDWQDTRPYRPRGPEFN
- the ybaK gene encoding Cys-tRNA(Pro) deacylase; this encodes MSGTTTPATQVLKKAAIDFSLVAYDYDPDADRVGLQAAEAIGAEPGEVFKTLMIMLDGKPVCAVVPSDREVNMKKLAKAFAGKAAQMMPPPDAERLTGYKVGGISPLGQRRSVRTVLDAKALEHALIYINGGRRGYQIRMAPDHLVDLLGCPTADLVR